A single genomic interval of Daucus carota subsp. sativus chromosome 1, DH1 v3.0, whole genome shotgun sequence harbors:
- the LOC108219085 gene encoding uncharacterized protein LOC108219085, with translation MSNLAKLEFVALDVSGNNYLSWVLDAELHLSANGLKDTIDPEKIPTVEQNAKAIIFLRHHIHADLKSEYLTIKNPLTLWNNLKDRFDHQKLVHLPSARHDWINLRLQDFKSIAQYNYTLFKISSKLILCGENITDAEMIEKTLSTSHSNTMILAQQYRELNFQKYGELISLLLMTEKDNKLLFKNHQICPTGSAHEVHNTSLLKNERGKGHRGGRGYGQNRGCRNFRGRSRNQYHFGHLKWQRDGYNSGHQKCQRDGYNKCQREVPKKGKAPQEGEKRDICHRCGTEEL, from the coding sequence ATGTCGAATCTTGCAAAATTAGAGTTCGTTGCCTTGGATGTTTCAGGAAATAATTATTTGTCATGGGTCCTTGATGCGGAATTACACCTTAGTGCTAATGGCCTAAAAGATACCATTGACCCAGAAAAAATCCCAACTGTTGAACAAAATGCAAAAGCAATTATTTTTCTTAGGCATCACATCCATGCAGacttaaaatctgaatatctCACTATCAAAAATCCACTCACCCTTTGGAATAATCTCAAGGATAGATTTGATCATCAGAAACTTGTTCACTTGCCATCTGCCCGACATGATTGGATTAATTTGAGGCTACAGGATTTCAAATCTAtagctcaatataattatactCTTTTCAAGATAagctcaaaattaattttatgtggTGAAAATATTACTGATGCTGAAATGATTGAAAAGACTCTCTCAACCTCTCACTCCAACACTATGATCTTGGCTCAGCAATATAGGGAGCTGAATTTTCAGAAATATGGCGAGCTGATATCTCTCCTTCTTATGACTGAAAAGGATAATAAGTTGCTATTCAAAAACCATCAGATATGTCCCACAGGCTCTGCCCATGAAGTACATAACACGTCACTCCTGAAGAATGAACGTGGGAAAGGGCATAGAGGAGGACGAGGTTATGGACAAAACCGTGGATGTCGAAATTTCCGTGGTCGGTCTCGCAATCAATATCATTTTGGCCACCTGAAGTGGCAACGTGATGGTTACAACTCTGGCCACCAGAAGTGTCAACGTGATGGTTACAACAAGTGCCAACGTGAAGTGCCAAAAAAAGGAAAGGCACCCCAAGAAGGAGAGAAACGAGACATATGTCATAGGTGCGGAACTGAGGAACTCTAG